Within the candidate division TA06 bacterium genome, the region TGCCTCAAACACGGGAAATCGCGTAAACAAAGGCTTTCGGGCACTTATCAAGGGATTCAAGGATAACATGTAGGCAGCATAACGTTTCTCTTCCATGTCACCTATCAGGAAGCGATCTTTGCCCAGGTCTGCAAAGCTAAACACCTTCTCGGCCGATTTATACTGAGTTGCAATTTACATATTACATGTGGTATAATCTCTAAAGAAAGAAATTATTACTTTGGAGATAACCATAAGAAAACCAACGTCACTTCCAGAAGGATCAAAAGAACAACTGCTTGAACTACCGAAAGGAACGAAAACAAAATCTGAATTTCAACGGGTTCAATGCGTATTACTCCGGGCCGCCCTGGGTTTAACTCCAGAACAAATAGCTGAATTCCTCGGTTGGCATCCTGTTTCGGTGCGCCGGGTTCAAGCGGCCTACCTTAAACAAGGACCGACCGCCTTACAGGTTTTAGAACGCGGCGGCAGATATCGCGAGAATATCAGTTTGGTTGAGGAAACTGAATTACTCAAGCCGTTCTTGGCACAAGCCGAAGCTGGGGGCATTATAGCTGTTACCGAAATCAAAACCGCATATGAAAAACACCTCGGGCATGCCGTGCCGCGATCAACGGTCTATCGCATACTGGAGCGACATGGCTAGCGGAAATTAGTTCCCCGCCCTAAACATCCCAAAGGGGACCCGGCTGTTCAAGATGCTTTTAAAAAAACTTTGCACAAACCCTCAGCCGAGAGCTTCGGCAAAAACCGGCACAGTATGAAACCGTACGGGTGATGTTTCAAGACGAGGGTCGGTTTGGGCGAATCAACGCCCCACGCCTGCCCACGGCCCTGCAAAGCGGAGCCTCGCCTTTAGGCGGGGCATGGCGTGCCGAAACGCACTCTGGCCTGCCTGCGCGTAGCCGCTTCGGCATAGGCAGGCGTGCAGGCACGGCGGTG harbors:
- a CDS encoding helix-turn-helix domain-containing protein produces the protein MEITIRKPTSLPEGSKEQLLELPKGTKTKSEFQRVQCVLLRAALGLTPEQIAEFLGWHPVSVRRVQAAYLKQGPTALQVLERGGRYRENISLVEETELLKPFLAQAEAGGIIAVTEIKTAYEKHLGHAVPRSTVYRILERHG